In Cytophagia bacterium CHB2, the sequence TGGGCTTTATCATTCAAACGATGGCGGGCAAAATTACACGGCCATCGAAGGCAATCTCACTGGCACGAGCGCGGAACCGGGGCCGTCGCTGCGCGCGGCTGCCATTCTGCCGTTGAACGAATTGGGAGAGAATCGCACGGTTTATTTCGTTGCCACCAGTGTGGGACTATTTTCAACCGCCGCATTGAACGGCGCGAATACGCTTTGGGAGCAAGAAGCGACGGACATCATCGGCCACGTTGTGGTGGAGCACGTTGTCGCGCGTGTGTCCGATGGCCGCGTTGCCGTCGGCACGCTCGGCCGCGGCATGCTTGTCGGTGATTACAGCTCGCCGACTCATGTTGATGATCAACCTCCGGCTTCCTTGCCCGCCACTTTCCGCTTGCAGCAAAATTATCCGAATCCATTCAATCCCTCGACCAGCATCGCATTCGACTTGCCGGTGGCGAGCCGCGTCACGTTGAAAGTTTATGATGTGAATGGCCGCGAGGTCGCTGCGTTGGTGAATCAACAAGAAATGGCTGCGGGAAATCATCGCGTGAATTTTTCCGGACGCGATTTGGCGAGCGGAGTTTATTTCTATCGTCTCGAAGCCACGCCGCTGCAAGGCGCGACGCCGGCATTTGTGGCGAAGAAGGCCATGTCATTAGTCAAATAAGCCTGGATGCTTGATTCTGGATGCTTGTACTCTTTCTCATAATCATACTCTTATGAAAACTTCTTTTGCGCCGATCATTCTTGCGCTGTGGGTGTTTGCCTGCGGCGAAAAAGCCGCCGTCAATCCGCCGCAACAAAATGAACCTTCCGCGCTCGATCAAGCCATTCAAGCAGAAATGAGCAAGGACGGCCTGCCTTCGCTGGCCGCATGCATCATCAAAGACGATAAAATCGTTTGGCAAAATTTTTATGGCTTCAGCGACGCCGATGCCAAGCAGGCACCGACCGAAGCCACCGCATACCTGCTCGCTTCGATCTCCAAAACCGTGACGGCGACCGCGGCCATGCAGCTTTGGGAAAAAGGCTTGCTCGATTTGGATCAAGATCTCAATGCGTATTTGCCTTTTAAAATTCGCAATCCGCACTTTCCCAATGATCCGATCACGACGCGACACTTGCTCACGCATCGTTCCAGCCTTGCGCATCCGAGCGGCGAAGATCCCGCCTTTTATCAAACCTATCCCAACGACACCGCGCCGGCGCTCGGGCCGTGGCTGCGCGAATATCTCGTGCCGGGCGGCGAAGAGTACGTTGCCGCTATGTGGAAGAACGCCGCGCCGGGAACCGTGTTTGAAAACTCGAACGCGGGCGTCGCGTTGTTGGGCTACCTTGTTGAAGTTATCTCCGGTATTGATTTCGGAGACTACTGCCGCAAGAATATTTTTACACCGCTGGCGATGGAAAATTCGGGCTTCCGTTTGCGCGATGTTGCAGGCAGCCCATTGGCCGGGCTGCACACTACGGCAACGGCCACTACGGCGCAATACAGCGTCAGATATTATCCGGCGGTCATGCTGCGCAGCTCGATAAAGGAACTTTCACATTTTGTGATGGCGTATTTGAACGGCGGTGCATTTAATGGCAAAAGAATTTTGCAAGCAGCCACGATCGATGAAATGCTTCGCATGCACGTGCCCGAAGCGGGTTACGGATTGATCTGGCGAAATTTTGGCAATGGCTACATGGGTCACACCGGCGGTCTTCTCGGCGTGACTGCGAGTTTGAGCCTCGACCCATCGAA encodes:
- a CDS encoding serine hydrolase, producing MKTSFAPIILALWVFACGEKAAVNPPQQNEPSALDQAIQAEMSKDGLPSLAACIIKDDKIVWQNFYGFSDADAKQAPTEATAYLLASISKTVTATAAMQLWEKGLLDLDQDLNAYLPFKIRNPHFPNDPITTRHLLTHRSSLAHPSGEDPAFYQTYPNDTAPALGPWLREYLVPGGEEYVAAMWKNAAPGTVFENSNAGVALLGYLVEVISGIDFGDYCRKNIFTPLAMENSGFRLRDVAGSPLAGLHTTATATTAQYSVRYYPAVMLRSSIKELSHFVMAYLNGGAFNGKRILQAATIDEMLRMHVPEAGYGLIWRNFGNGYMGHTGGLLGVTASLSLDPSNKLGLLIFTNLIRKTTVHPGGKIYELLRQEAAKHR